TCCACGAGGCCGGGGTGGCGCAGTTCCAGGGCGACCTGGCGGTCCTGGCGGGCCGGGATGAGGGCGACGGAGCGGTCGATGATGATGAGCCGCTCGATGCTCTCCTCCAGGGTGCGGACCTGGAGCCGGTCCATGCCGGCCCGTTCGAGGTAGACCTGCATGCCGGGGCTGTGGCGGACGGTGTGCTGGTAGAGGGTGCGCACCCGCACGCCGCGGTCGAGGAGCGGCTGGACGCGGTTGAGCGCGGTGCTGAGGGTGTGTTCGCTGCGTCCGCCGCCGGGCTGGACGGTGAGGAGCTCCTGGGAGCACTCGGCGGTGGCCCGGCCGAGGACGGCGTCGATGCGGTGGATGCCTTCGAGCACGGTGATGGCGTGGGTGGTCGAGGGGTCCTGGGCGCTGATCGCCATGAACGGCTCGAACGTGCTGGACAGGCCCATGGCCATGGCCCGGCGGTCCTGGATCTCGCGCTCCAGGGGCTGGACGAGCCGGGCGAGCGCCGCGGAGGGGGGGACGGGTCGCAGCCAGGACGGATCGTCCGGATCCGGATGCAACAGGTCGAGATCCATGAGGCAGGGTGCGGCTTCTGCCTCACTCCTGGTTATTCGTCCGATCCGCAACGCACTTGCGTACAAGTCCGTTCCGGCTGCACAGAGGTCGACATGCCCGTGAGGATGTGTCGGGTCTGTCGGTTTCTGCGGCATATGCACACCCCCCAGGATCCTGTATTTCAGGAACATGATGCATTGCCCCAGTGGTGCCAGCGCAAAGACTGAGCCATCGTCTTGTACGCGGGGGAGAGGAAACCATCAAGTGAGGTCGAAGCCGCTCAT
The DNA window shown above is from Streptomyces showdoensis and carries:
- a CDS encoding helix-turn-helix transcriptional regulator, with the translated sequence MPQKPTDPTHPHGHVDLCAAGTDLYASALRIGRITRSEAEAAPCLMDLDLLHPDPDDPSWLRPVPPSAALARLVQPLEREIQDRRAMAMGLSSTFEPFMAISAQDPSTTHAITVLEGIHRIDAVLGRATAECSQELLTVQPGGGRSEHTLSTALNRVQPLLDRGVRVRTLYQHTVRHSPGMQVYLERAGMDRLQVRTLEESIERLIIIDRSVALIPARQDRQVALELRHPGLVEYLATVFEQSWARATPFGEQVPGAQRRDGISGVQHSIAKLLVEGHVDEAIARRLGMNVRTCRAHIAKLAATLGSGSRAQLGFLIAQSGMLDEAPSADGEGASGAL